In the genome of Rhodamnia argentea isolate NSW1041297 chromosome 3, ASM2092103v1, whole genome shotgun sequence, one region contains:
- the LOC125314101 gene encoding uncharacterized protein LOC125314101, with product MEEADAVMKIIDRCWFELEIFKKRPDTSPSSTSRSDPGQQCIGGIPEDENPCIHLSRAPSILVRSMSDQTSIIPTSFPSSSLSADSVLCTTPLHSMIYEEEEGFNWNNPRSSAFSRGKKGRAGGRAKRRSLSKSLSQLEFEELKGFMDLGFVFSEEDIDDSSLVSIIPGLQRLGKRIKDGEEDDDDDEEADHRQEDGDEKERVGESAGIARPYLSEAWEWWEEKEEEDPLMNWKVPALGNETDMRESLKWWAHTVASTVI from the coding sequence ATGGAAGAAGCCGACGCAGTCATGAAGATCATTGAtagatgctggttcgagctcgagATCTTCAAGAAACGACCAGACACTtcgccttcttcaacctccagATCCGATCCAGGTCAACAATGCATAGGAGGAATACCCGAAGACGAAAACCCGTGTATTCATCTTTCCCGGGCTCCGTCCATTCTTGTGAGGTCCATGAGCGATCAAACGAGCATCATCCCAACAAGCTTCCCATCGAGCTCTCTCTCTGCAGACTCAGTCCTTTGCACGACGCCTTTGCACAGCATGAtctatgaggaagaagaaggtttCAACTGGAACAACCCGAGAAGCTCGGCATTCTCGCGGGGAAAGAAGGGCCGTGCGGGAGGAAGAGCGAAGAGGAGGTCCCTGAGCAAGAGCTTGTCGCAGCTCGAGTTCGAGGAGCTAAAAGGTTTCATGGATCTCGGGTTTGTCTTCTCGGAGGAAGACATAGATGACTCGAGCTTGGTCTCCATCATTCCTGGGCTACAGAGACTGGGCAAGAGAATTAAagatggtgaagaagatgatgacgatgacgaaGAAGCCGATCATCGTCAGGAAGATGGTGATGAGAAAGAGCGTGTTGGCGAGTCTGCAGGTATCGCTAGGCCTTATCTCTCGGAGGCGTGGGAATGgtgggaggagaaggaggaggaggatccatTGATGAACTGGAAGGTTCCTGCTCTTGGGAACGAGACGGACATGAGAGAGAGTCTCAAATGGTGGGCTCACACCGTTGCTTCAACTGTTATATGA